The DNA region ttgcccaacggcaaacaagtgcgactcataaatagagtcataagttttataaatacagtcattcgaaaagtaagtcagcccaaaacggcttccaaaaagacttcttacgtccgactactccatgcgattcccatcaacggagaaccacaccgaaaagcaatctgtcggaaactaccctgtcccaaaagtacaaatgacgattcagagctatgacactaacacccaaccttagtaggctctaaacacccataccctatgcttccatcatcgaccctcatctggtcatgcattcagtccgggtcctcgtcgaaagcttcagtaataatcattacgctcctggtcctcctcgagtgacgagtcatcacgaatcgactgacggacgcctggcagcaggccgaccgcccaaacacaaacatacaaacaaagccaaggcgctagggtcaactcacggaataaaatagataatacaaacaacatgtgaagaataagggggtatatatatatatatatgttgtatatctacatgtaatttatgtattgcctaccctaaggtatatacatagcatgttatcaaggctctaataaacaattcgatatctgctatctcaacagttcaataaacaatgactcaataaatcagtaggggtgcatgtatgcatgcaatgtcaactcagaagattatcccaacaattaggcatgtcaagtcgatcaaaccccttgggttgaacatacggactcgcacacgcaactcccacaattaggcatgtcgagtcgatccaacccatcgggttgaaaatacggactcgcacatgcaacaaatgacaacgccaagtcggttcactcaaaagagtcgaacatacggacgttgcgcgtgtccaatgactaccgccgaatcgatccaatccatcggattgaacatacggatccgcgcgtgtcgaaaagttgttgctgaatcgatccaatccctcggattgaacatacggattcacgcgaggtaaaatggcaatcgctgaatcgatccaatccatcggattgaacatacggactcacgtgtgcctgagtgactaccgccgaatcgatccaatccatcggattgaatatacggattcgcgcgtgtcaacaattattgccgaatcggcccaacccgtcgggtttggacatacggattcgcgccgcaaagtcgaagatacacccttggtgttcttcgtgaaggcccagtcttctgaccgtcccaaaccccaaacatatgcataatgcaatatggttaacaaaacatcgaatcgtcctcacacgtaCGAGTTTAACCACAAGTCTCAATTTAAAAGGACCCGAAGATCAAAGTCTtcttgcgactaggctgtgaaaagccggagtacatattgcactcagtgacatttccatggtcactatggttcatcctcGTGACGACcatttcccgtttttcacaatcatttccaagtcttaaattttcctaaaggtctcgttaattaatcaaagcatttcaagtggagttaatcaagttatgaggtttattatcgaaatccaagttccataaattctcaagttccaaattccaactattcaaagtttcccaaatcccccaaatataatccccggaaaagtctaagtgttcaaagagggctagatctcagacctaaggtcaggacctgcctagggtttcctctcaacccgaaagatcaacaacatcaactcaaatgtcctacgctccgcaatcgcgtcaacacgcacaattcgatatcaattcaacaatattcagctctaaagagcgatgcaaTAAGAGTATGGTGcgggaatcataagacagaaaccagtaaacggccgaagcctctcagaaaacggagacacacgtctcatataagttcactcggccaaagcctccagaaaaaaactttccaatttcaaacgatcaacaatacccaagcaatattcaataacaagcaatattcaatatcaagcaatattcaagtcgaatttatcgacgcctataaatcattagctagtaagtaagttgccctaaccttgaGTTGTTctggtctcgcggtgcaggtctcgctcacaagcttgttcagtcaatcccaaagtttccacaattgaacctttgagcaagcaaagcaataatgaatcaaaacaagtcgatacagtcgaaacaatcctaactaatgttcgacgaagctcaagaagcttcagagtacaacatttaggcacgaatggaagggctttccccgaatggatgagttttgactcgattcaagttttgtacaaaaacactttattcgctaaaacgtgcataactcgagctacagaactcggaatgacacgaaaccggcgccaaaatttcgacaattgaaagagctacgcaatggctcaggtcatagggacacggtacccaagcaaataggtttcggccactatagaaaatagggttttcgaactttttcttcgatctaaatcaattccaaggtattcttaggcgatatctaggccagggaaactctcagaaaaattatcgggtcgaaaactgtcgcaggggtattttggtcattatcttcagctcagaatttcaaaattggaatttcgaaaaacaaattggatgggatcgatcctaacgacatttataacaactaatcctactaaagctaagcttaGTCGTGAATTTCCAGCTTAAAGAACGGAACTttacccagaaatgggtttttccaacagaaattgatcccggcggcatttcggcgacattcagcagaaaacaaccggatattcacgctctagagcacgtaggcaataagtttagacactaaaatcagcttatttggacagttttacaaaaagctcaaaactttgagcacagaaagacatagaaaaagtcgacagatctgacgatcagaagttagggatagcatcagtacctcgatgtctacgcgtagcaacgaacggaacgacgatcggtcaagaattggaaaaatcacttttcttcctttttcctcttcaatgtctcggccgtgtgtgtgtgttgtgaagctatttttttgatttttttttttaatttttcatactatatataggaaatggaaaatgcggaaaaatgagaatttcgcgaatccgatttttcctactgattccaacgtattttagacacgatattcttcccgctgaatcttctaattctccaaagaaatatcagtatgatttttggttttcgaggcttgtttttaatgtgtaccggcttaaaatgcactttatgcactttattaTTTTGACCTCAGATGCagaaactttcttctgaagaaagatctggaacgtcgattagagtgggcgtacgcggatgaaatctttatttgaagctccgaatagaaaaagtcttcatcgtccgttgattttagggtttctgaactatcagtgattcggtttcggcaaacttccgagtattggaatttgacgttcttacattctagggtttcgtatcgaaacgctcgtttatagacgaataagagaagttctaacatttctctgaaaatttttggaattagttttcatcgtgccttaaagagtaaattagctatttcctagcgttcttgacctaggttaaaGCGAATACTAACCGTGCTATAACCTTTATTGACTTGGATaccatccttagctttttcctgaactttctccttcacaaatttattccattcaatagacacttgttcaggttttccttcacgttacctcaaattaatcgtgaaaaggaattttattcggtttattccaaacttaaaaacttgggtctcacaacctTGGTTTTCCCGCTTAGATCCATGATAAACCTTCTCAAGAAATTGACTTTGCCCAACAAAGATTGTAACTGTTTTTTATTCGACGGTGGTTGAGTATCGAAGATTGCTTTCGCCTTATTCTGGTCGATTTCAATGCCCTTCTTATGAACAATGAATCCCAGAAATTGCCCTGCAATTACACCAAAGGCACACTTGAGTGGGTTCATTTTCAAACCgtactttctcattttttcaaatGACAACTTAAGATGTTCGATATGAACATCCTGAGATTTCGACTTTACTACAATATCATCGATATACACTTGCATAAATTTCTCAATATATTCATGAAAGATAGTGTTCATTACCCTCTGATAAGTTGCACCGGCATTTTTAAGACCGAATGGCATCACCACCCATTCATATGTTCCTAGTGCCCCTGGACACCGAAATGCAGTCTTCGACACATCATCCTCTGCAATGTAAATTTGGTTATACCCCGAATATCCATCCAGTAAACTTAAATTTTCATTTCCTGCGGCAGAATCTACCATCATTTCGGCCACAGGCATGGGATATTCATCTTTCGGCGTAGCCGAATTTAAATCTCTATAATCTATGCAAACCCTCATTTTACCATTTTTCTTAAGTACAGGAACTACATTAGCTAACCAATCGACATACCTGGCTGTTCGTATGAACTTTGCTCCAAGTAAGCGCTCCACTTCCTCTTTTATCTTTGAGAACACCTCCGGGGCGAATCTCCTTGGGGCTTGCTTCACTGGTTTCCTACCAGGCCGAATTGGTAACTTCAACTCCACTAACTCCCGGCTTAAACCCGGCATTTCGTCATAATCCCATGCGAAGCAATCTTTGTATTCCTGCAACAAACTAACAATCCGATTCTTAAAACCCGAATCGATCAACGAACTTACATACGTCGGCCTTTTCTTAGTCCCATCTCCTAAATCAACCTCCTCCAAAGGATCCTGAGCCTGCATTTTTAACATGGGATCTAAAGATTGCTCGAATCCAAGGGGTTCATCATCATATATACAATCAAGAACCGGTTCTGATCTGTCTTCATTAAAATGATCCAAATCTAGGCACTCCTCCGGTTTGCAAATTTCTTCATATTCGGCTTCCTTTGCCGTTCCTATATATTGttcggcctccaaggccgtcTTTATTCTCATCTCGGCCGCATAGGCCGATATTCGAGCTACGCTCGACTCAATCATCTAATTCGACGATTTGCCACTCTCCAGTGGCATTCTGAGCACGAAAGTTTTTATTCCAAAGAAATCCGTACTCCGGATGAAGATTCATCGCATAACTAGTGGAACCTTCCATGTGTTCTTTTCCTTCTGATTCATACGGAGCGATGTTTGCCATCcgcttctcgaaattctttctGTCAACAAACTCCACTTCAGCTTTGTAGTAACTCTGGTCAGCATCAACATTTTCGACCACCCCATCTGGCCTCCAAATTGACAGCTTTTGATGAAGGGAGGACGGCACAGCTCCCAccccatgaatccattctcgtCCTAGCAACAGATTGTAGTTTGCTTTCGATGGCACTACCACGAACAGAGTAGGTCGAGAAACAGTACCAATTGTGGTGTCCACCAATAACATTCCCAAAGACTTAGAAGTTTTTCCCTCGTAATCAGTCAACATCATGTTATGAGGTTGCAAATCCTCGACAGATTTCCCAATCTTCTTAAGCAGAAACTTTGGCATCAAATTTATGGCGGCTCCGCCATCAACCAAGACTTTATTGACGCCTACTCCTTCAATGCGGGCCCACACAAAAAGCGGTTTCAAATGCTTCTTCATCTCCATATCTGGTTTCTTGAAAACGGCACAATCATCTTCGATTCCTCCTTTAGTCATCACATAATAGCACAGTGGATTGTCATCATCCTCCTCGACGTAGTaatcctcttcatcatcagtgaTTTCAGTTTTCACATCGAACTCTTCTGGAAGGATCGAGACTAAGCTGCACATGGACTCAAACTCAGACTCCAACATTTCAAAGTTGTCCTTCATTTCGACATCTTCAGACTGTTTCTCTTtcccttttgcctggttagTAGTCACCCAATTCCCAGCATTCTTCATACTCTGCTTAATCACCTGAATAGGAACCATAGGAGCCCCACCACTTTGGCCCAAAAGTTGGTACTTGACTGGCCTCTCAGAACTGGATTGGCCTGCCTCGAAGGCTTTCTCCCTCTGGTGACGCCTCCATTGAGTTTTTGTCATTGGGTTTCGACCTAGATACGGCCTTGGGACATAGGTATAATTCTTATGATTTCGAGAATTATCCATATAGGCAGACCCACTTCCCAATTCGACCACCTTAACCTTAGGGTGAGGCGCCTGACTCCTTGCCATCCACTTGTTGAACGGAACTCGACTTGGTGGCATATAAGTTCGACCACGCCCTCTTCTGAACCCAAAAGATCCCCTTCCCCTTATGAAGGGAGAATCAGCTCGTCCTCTGGACCCAAAACTAGGAGGCCTTTCCGGTATTACTGCGCGGCGTTTCTTGATTTCAGCATCTTCTATAGCTTGAGCAGCCACCTTGTCAAACACGACACTGCACCTTGGGCACAACATCACTTCAGAGTAAGACTTTTGGCAACGCTGCAGGAATTCCAACAGGCTTTCCTCCGACCGAGGGTAAACCACCTTCTTAGCGGTTTCGACATCTTCTTCCACGGAAGGAGCATCCAT from Lotus japonicus ecotype B-129 chromosome 2, LjGifu_v1.2 includes:
- the LOC130735785 gene encoding uncharacterized protein LOC130735785; translated protein: MLKMQAQDPLEEVDLGDGTKKRPTYVSSLIDSGFKNRIVSLLQEYKDCFAWDYDEMPGLSRELVELKLPIRPGRKPVKQAPRRFAPEVFSKIKEEVERLLGAKFIRTARG